Part of the Candidatus Chlorohelix allophototropha genome, TCGCGCTAAACTCCTCCATTGCTGCCATTAACACCTGTAGTAGATTGCGCAAGCGAGGTAACAATGCTAGCGCATCTTCCAAAGTAAAAAGTTGCTCAAATGCCATCTTTTGTTTCCTTAATTCCAACTTATAAGATCAATATAAATAAATTTACATGGGGATTTTATCAAAAATAATCCTTTCTAGTACTTAATTCCTATGACCATGTTCTCATAGTAGATTAACATTAATTCTATTAAAATATATTTATTGATATAGGGTGCAACTGGTAGATAGATCGGTTAAAGGTAAATAGCTTTTAAAGACATTCTTACTATTTTGCATTGGGGTCAGCACAATGAGTAAAAATCCTGTCGCGCTAAATGTTGTTCAACGGCTGCGCCAATATAATCATGAAATCGCAAATTATCTGCTTACTGCATCACTTACACTAGAGTTATGTGGCTCAGTACGTAACATGACTCCCGAAGACTTTGATGTACTTAAAGTCGAACTCGTTAAAATAATGGGCGAGCTTCAAAAGAGCCAAGATGATATGAAGCTGTTGAACGGTATTTTACAAAACGATGGCGCTACCAATATGCCAATATTATTATTGGAAGATGAAGTAGCCTAGCCTTTCTTACAATCCCGCTCACATCGTCTTTTAGAGACTCAGCTCTTATTTTGGTTAAACTCTTTAACCGAAACTAGATTCATAAATACTACTATAAAATAAAAGCAACGAGCTTTACACTCGTCGCTTTGAGCCACAAAATAACTGCGAAATCAATCATAATCAAGGATAAATTCCACGTATGCTGGTTGCGTCCGCCACACGCCCTATCGCCAGCAAATAAGCGGCTGTGCGCATATCAGTTTTTTCACGCTGCGAAATGCTATATACCTGTGCAAAGCTATTTGCCATAACATCAACCAGTTTCCGGTTAATTTCTTCTTCCGTCCAGAAAAAAGCCTGCCGATCTTGCACCCACTCAAAATAACTGACCGTCACCCCACCTGCGTTGGCTAAAATATCCGGAACCAATAAGATTCCCCTATCCCGAAAAATGTGATCGGCTTCGGGGGCAGTGGGACCGTTCGCGCCTTCAACTATCAAACGTGCCTGCACCTGATTGGCATTTTGCTCGGTCAATTGATTCTCAAGCGCTGCCGGTATCAGAATATCGCAGGGCAAGGTCAATACTTCGAGATTTGAAATAGCTTCAGCCTCCGGATAACCCAATATAGTATTATTCGGAGTGGTACGGGTATAGGCAAGTAGCGCCGGAATATCTATGCCTTTCGGATTATAAAGACCTGCATAGACATCGCTAACCGCCACCACCTTGCAACCCAACTCATGCATCAGGCGCGCCGAAACCGAACCTACATTCCCGAAGCCCTGTACCACCACTCTTGTCCCGGCAAGTGGAAGATCGATTGTCTTCGCCGCTTCTCGCGCCGATACGCTAACCCCTCGCCCGGTCGCTTCCACGCGCCCTAGCGAACCACCTGTATTAATCGGTTTACCGGTAACCACTCCGGTAATACCTTTGCCTCGGTGCATCGAGTAGGTATCCATAATCCATGCCATCGTTTGCGGGTTTGTTGCCACATCGGGAGCAGGAATATCGGTTTCAGGTCCGATTAATATAGAGATTTCGGTTGTAAAACGGCGAGTTAATCTTTCCAGTTCACGCTGTGAATATTGGGTAGCATCTATCACCACCCCGCCCTTTGCCCCACCGTAAGGTATATTTACCACCGCACATTTCCACGTCATCCACATTGCAAGTGCGCGCACTTCGTCCATTGAAACGTTGGGGTGGTAGCGAATCCCGCCCTTAACCGGCCCACGCGCATTATTATGATGCACCCGATAGCCGGTAAGCACTTTGATACGCCCATCATCCAAACGTACCGGGAAATTAACTTTCAATTCACGTTGCGGTACTGACAATATTTCCCGCAAGCCATCATCCAAACACAATTTATCTGCCGCATAAAAAAACTGTTCTTGCGCTATCTCATAAGGTGAGCGTGCTATAACAGTTTCTTTTACCTTATTTATTTCATTTGAATACGATGGTATTGTCTCCTTAGCAGGCGACAGTGCCGCTGCCTCACCATTGAGGCGGTTTGCTGCGAGAGTCATCAAATTTCCTCCATCTTTATGTACATCTTGCACAAATATGCACCAATTATTTTAGCATATTGCCCAAGCTTAAATCAAGACGAAATAA contains:
- a CDS encoding Glu/Leu/Phe/Val family dehydrogenase, yielding MTLAANRLNGEAAALSPAKETIPSYSNEINKVKETVIARSPYEIAQEQFFYAADKLCLDDGLREILSVPQRELKVNFPVRLDDGRIKVLTGYRVHHNNARGPVKGGIRYHPNVSMDEVRALAMWMTWKCAVVNIPYGGAKGGVVIDATQYSQRELERLTRRFTTEISILIGPETDIPAPDVATNPQTMAWIMDTYSMHRGKGITGVVTGKPINTGGSLGRVEATGRGVSVSAREAAKTIDLPLAGTRVVVQGFGNVGSVSARLMHELGCKVVAVSDVYAGLYNPKGIDIPALLAYTRTTPNNTILGYPEAEAISNLEVLTLPCDILIPAALENQLTEQNANQVQARLIVEGANGPTAPEADHIFRDRGILLVPDILANAGGVTVSYFEWVQDRQAFFWTEEEINRKLVDVMANSFAQVYSISQREKTDMRTAAYLLAIGRVADATSIRGIYP